Sequence from the Chelonoidis abingdonii isolate Lonesome George chromosome 1, CheloAbing_2.0, whole genome shotgun sequence genome:
ATAAGCAACTGCAGTGGACGGGTTTTATTTGACTGTTACAGCCACTGGTACCCAAAGGGCATTTCCACGCACATGGGTGCGCCTGGAACAGAGCAGAGTCCCTGCCAAGAGCTCAGCGGTACTTGGATGAGAGCGCGTGGGCCACCACGAGCACCAGCTTCTGCCAGGCAGCCTGGCAGGCAGGGGTGAACTCCCTCCCAAAGTGGGTGGCCAAGACGATGATGAGGATGtcacccaggagctgcagggaagaaggaggaaaatCCCGCTCTGGTCAGTGGGGTTCTAAACCCCTCCACGTCTCTCTAGCCGCTAAGGGCTGCTGCTCAGCGACCATGGCGGTCAGGGAGAGATATAGGGAGATACATGGTGGAGGGCTAGAGAGGGAGAAAGGGTGATGGATTGATGAATGGATGATGGAGTTTCAGGCTCTGAGATTTTATCTGCATTGGCACTGCCAGAAAACTTTCTCCCCAGCCCAGAACTTGTTTCATCCATGTGTTCTGCTCTCTttgcctcccccagctcctgctctctcccTTCTGTGTCTTTCTGATCTTAACTCCTCACATCTTCTCCTTTATTCCTGTGGGGTGACCCCCCTCCCGGCCCCCCAAACCCCTGAGTGCAGGGCTAGGCCAGCAAAAGGCCTATATGCTACTTAAATCCTCACAATAGGGCTTGAGTGGGACCTACGGGGTGTGCCCTGCAGCAGGGAATGTCACTCTGACCAGCTCTCTCCTCCCTGGCTCGGACTCCTTTCCTCTCCCACAAACCCTTCCCCTCTTCTGGCCCCCACTCCTTGCCATCCTTTTCCTTGCTCCTACCACCTCCCTCCGGCTGCTGTTGCTACGCTGAgcccgccaccccctgccctctATGCTGTATCCGTCTGTCGCTGGCATCTTTCCACATTTCTAATGCCACCCCGGTGATCTCCCCTCTCTAGCGCCTCTTTAGCTTCGCTCCTGGCCTGCCCCGTGGTTTCCTCTCGCTGGCCCTTagcaccttccctcctccctcccatcagCTCTCTACccaaaggggtgggaagaggggttGTGCACACAGCGCTGTGGGGCTGGGATCATCATGGGGGAGCAGCACTTTCACTTCCTGGACATCCCACTTAGCACCCACCAAAGGGGCTGGTCCGCCCAAGGGTACCtttctccccacagctccctccccctAGCCTCCCGCTCACTTCCCTTGGACCAAACCCATATCACGCCCCCCTCCCCCGTTCAGGGCATGCCACCCCCTCTCTGCATCCCTCCTGACACTGGATCCTGGGCCCAGGCGGTCTCAGCAGATTTCCACCTGCATTACTGGATCCTGCCATCTTCAGAATCTCCCCAGAGCCTGTTCCCCAGGGCTGGCACCTTGTACTGGATCATACAgtgtcactttctctctctcacccatggCCCAGTGCCCCTTTGGGAGTTTGCTCACTGGTGGCCTCCTCCATGCCCCAAAGGGAGAACCCCACTCAGCTCTGCCCTATCCTGGGGGATCGAAGAGGGGGACCTAGAGCCCGACTCACCCGGAAGTTCTCGGGATCCACATGCAGCTTGTTGCAGTGCAGCTCGCTCAGCTTGGCGTACGTGGCCTTGATGTTGTCCAGGTTCTTCACAGCGTCCCCAAAGGAGGTCAGCACCTTCTTGCCGTGGGCACGCACCTTGGGGTTGCCCATAATGGCGGTGGGGCTGGAGAGGTTCCCAAAGGCAGAGAAAAACCTCTGGGTCCAGGGGTAGACGATCAGCAGCctagagagagggagacaggagcagagacagacacagggttactgcagcctccctgcaaaagcagcaggtttgccagcctgggggaagggaggggacagTGGGGCAGATGCCGTGGGGCTCGGCCTACCTGGCCAGGGCTTCGCCACCACATTCAAACACGTTGACATTGCCCCACAGGCTGGTAA
This genomic interval carries:
- the LOC116839624 gene encoding hemoglobin subunit beta-like isoform X1: MKLQVSPSAASAKDPSLLTMVHWTAEEKQFITSLWGNVNVFECGGEALARLLIVYPWTQRFFSAFGNLSSPTAIMGNPKVRAHGKKVLTSFGDAVKNLDNIKATYAKLSELHCNKLHVDPENFRLLGDILIIVLATHFGREFTPACQAAWQKLVLVVAHALSSKYR
- the LOC116839624 gene encoding hemoglobin subunit beta-like isoform X2, with translation MVHWTAEEKQFITSLWGNVNVFECGGEALARLLIVYPWTQRFFSAFGNLSSPTAIMGNPKVRAHGKKVLTSFGDAVKNLDNIKATYAKLSELHCNKLHVDPENFRLLGDILIIVLATHFGREFTPACQAAWQKLVLVVAHALSSKYR